The Thermacetogenium phaeum DSM 12270 genome segment GGGCGCCGGAAAGGAGATTGGCAAGCTGCCTTTCCGCCTTCAACAGGGCCATGGCATCCCGCTCCCGCTGGGCAACCAGATCGCTGCGAGACAGCTCGGCGACAAGCTGCCCTTTCTTAACGGAATCCCCTTCTTCAACATAAATCTTTTGGATGGTGCCGGACGTTCTTGCGGTAAGATCAACCGAAGTGGCCTCAATGGTTCCCGTGGCCTGCAGGGGTTCGGATGACGGCGAAAAATACCTGTAACCGGCCCAGACACAAAACCCCACCAGCAGAAGAAGGAACCCGGCAACGAGAAAAGGCTTGAACTTTCCCATGGGAATTTCGCTCTCCTCTCCGGGGAACAAACTACGCAGCAGACGGGTTGGTATACCCGGTTTACTCAAATAGTTTACCTGTTATAATTATAACTGTCCCAACCGGTGAAGACAAGGCAAACCCTCTTTTGAGCGGCAATTTTCTCGATCCCCTGCAGCGCCCGGGATGATTTCTCCAGGAATCACATTTCCTTAACCGGGAGATATTATATAAAGGCATGGTCTGCTGCAAAAAGCCTCTCTTTATGCCGGACCCGGTCGGCATAGCCCCGGCCAGGAGCAGCTGGGGCGGCGGACCAGGGGAAAAAGCGGGGCCGCAGCGGAATCTCATTTAATTTTATGGGAAAAGGGGTGAGTAAAGAGCAATGCCCGGAGATAGAAAGGCTCCAACCCCCGGAAGGAGAAAGATTCTTGCCGTCGTGGCTTTGCTCGCGTTGGTCATGCTGGCATTTGCAGTGGGCAGGATGGTGGGGCCACAGGCCTTGAAACCGCTGGCCTCCAGGCCGGACTACGGGGAGCTGCGGAAAGAGCTCGCCGATCACCTGAAAACGCTGCCGGGAACTTACGGCGTTTACTTCAAGGACCTGGCATCAGGAGAGGAGTTCGGGATCAACGAAAGAGTACCCATACCTCCAGCCAGCGCCATCAAGCTGCCGGTGGTGCTCTATCTTTACGAACAGGTGGCAAAGGGTGAACTCGACTGGAACGACCGCGTCCGCTACCGCAAGAGCACCGATTACCAGGACGGGGCGGGAGACCTGCAATTTACCGCCAGGGACGGGGACACTTACAGCCTGCGCTGCCTGGCCACCATCTCCATGGTCATCAGCGACAACATCGCCCACAACATGCTGGTGCGCCACCTGGGTTACGACAACGTGATGAATTTCATCAGGCGGCTGGGGCCGGACACCACCCGCCCCTTCGGGAGCGCCTCCACCACGGCCAGGGATATGGGAGCCTTTTTGGAAGAGTTAATCGACTTCGCCTCCAGGGAGCCGGAGCAGGGAGCCCGTCTCCTGAACGACCTCGCCCATACCGTTTACCATGTAGGCCTGCCGGGAAAACTGCCTCCGAAATTGGTGGTCTCCCATAAGGAGGGGAGCATCAACGGAGTGGCCACAGATGTGGGAATTGTCTTTTCCAGGCGCCCCTACATCCTGGTGGTGCTTTCCAAAGGGATTCCGGATGAGGATACCGGCTTTCGCAACATAGCCGAAATCTCCCGCATCGTCTACAACTACCAGCAGCGCTTACCGGCGGCAACGGTTCCCGGGTTACCGCAGATCTGATCGCGGCTCTAACTCATCTGCAGGAATTGAAGACAATGTTAGAGAATAGCTAACAATGAAGAATTTCCCGGGAGGTGAACCAGTTGCCTAATTTCCCACCCTTTGTGCAGGCCTTGGAGAAACGCGACCCGGAGCTCTACGAAGCGGTGACAAAAGTCATCGAGGTGGCCATGAAGCCGGGAGCGTTAGATGAGAAGACCAAGGTGTTCATCTGTCTGGCGCTTGACGCCTACATCGGATCGGAGCGCGGGGTAATGGCCCTGGCCAAGCGCGCCAGGGAACTGGGGGCTACAGAGGAGGAGCTGAAAGAGGTGCTGCGCATTCCTTACTACGTCTCCGGTTCCCGCCCGCTGATCAGCGCCAACAATGCTTTTGCGGAGCAGGATTAAAAGGCGGCTTTTTCTAGTAGACCACCATGCCGCCAGCGGCGGCACCATCAGAGAATGTCTACCGGCGAGCGACCTACGGAAGGCCTGGTAACAGGACAGGCGAAGCGAGGATGACAGGCCGGAATGCGAGCTTAAGAGTTTCAACGGAATGGATTTGCTGCGTGGCCAAACGCTGCGATTGGCAGAAGCAATTCGTAACATGTTACGCAGCATCCCAGGGCTGTCCCAAAGCGAGCCGTCGTCCTGTCCGGCCTGGAATCGGGAGTCGAGCGGTAGACCGGCAGGGTATGCAATCTATTTTCAGGGCAGACATCAGAAACCATCCTCTCGTCTGCCCTGTTTGCTTATAGGCGGAGGCTACACATCGGCAGCGCTTTCCTTCGTCCAGGCGAGGATATCCTTTGCCGCTTCCAGCTGCTCACCGGAAACATAGATTTTCACTTCCGCCAGGGGGCCAATAGTGATCCCCTCCACCGGAGCGATGGACTCCCTCATCTTAAAAGCCCTGATCCCTGCCGTCTGCAAAACCCCTTCAATGATAATATCCTCCGGGGGATAGACGACGGCCAAAAGGGCTAGACCGTCCTTTTTCATCCAATAAACCCCTCCTGCCCAAAAACTACCGTCCCTTTATTGTAAACCACCTGCGATCCCAAAACACCGATGGGGAAAAATACATGTGATAGCCGGACACAGCAGGTAGCATACTATTAACAGACTCAACTATCCACAAGGAGGTATAACTTTTGGAAGGAACAGTTAAATGGTTCGACGAACGAAAAGGCTACGGTTTTATTACAGGTGAAGACGGCAACGACGTTTTCGTGCACTATTCGGCCATCCAGGAGCCCGGCTTTAAAACGCTGAACGAAGGCCAAAGAGTAAAATACGAAGTGGTCGAAGGCCCCCGCGGCCAGCAGGCAGCTAACGTCCAGCCGCTCTGACAGCTTTAAAAGGACAACCCCAGGTGTCAACCTTTCATCTGGGGGTTTTTGTCAGGCTAGGGCTTCCATCATCTCTTCCGCCTCATGCCGGAATGTGCAGCTCTCCCTTTTGGGGCAGAACTCGCAGGAGAAGTCACCGGCTTTGACCCTTCCCGGCTCCCCGATGCCGAAAACACCGGTGAGGGACTTGACCGGGTTCATCATCATGCCGCTATTCAGGGTAACGCCGATTTTTTCGGGGTGAATGAGGCGGAAAACCACCTGCTGGTCACGCACATTCCAGTCCAGCTGGCCAGGTTCCATATAGACGGTGGCCCCGTAACCGGCAAACTGCTCCCTGATCTTTCGATAAAGCTTTCTCGCCAGAACACCCACAGCTACCGAACCGTAAACATCCAGGAAGTAGGCATCTGCCAGGTAACCATTGCTGTTTAACTCACCAACCCTTTTCTCCACGCCGGAGCCGATCGTGCAGCACATCACCACGATCCTGTCGGCCCCGCCGAGCAGTTTGGTCAGGTGCTCACTCTCAAAATAACACCCCTGCTCCAGGAAGAGCCGGTTTTCACCGATCTTCTCAATGGTGAATACATCGTGGATGGTCCGCGGCTCAAGTAATTTTTCTCCGATCTCCATGGCCTTACGGCACTGCTCCAGGATTTTTTCACTCACGCCGCCGCGGCTTCCGGCCCTCTTTGCCAGCATCTCCTCCGTCACTTCGATCTGCAAGTCGTCGAACATCCCCTCACCCCTCATTGCCGTAGTTGAGAAGCACCAAACTGCGGTTATCTGTTTTCAAGCAACCTCTGATGCCAGATAGGACAAAACCAACCGGGAGTTGATAATCTAGCGGCAGGACTGCCGGTATCTCTATTATAAGTGATTATCTCAAGATATTTGAAGTCTTTTCGTGTTTATTCACCCATTGACAGCGGCTGCACAGGCCCGCACCTCAACCAAACCTTTCTCCGACCATCCAGAGCAGAGCCCCAAAACGCACCCGGAAGGACTCAAGGAAAATCCCGTTCACAGCGCGATCGTGCACATAACTCCTGATCAGCTCCTCAATCTCAGCGGTCACCGCAGTATATCCGGCAAAGAACTCCCTGTAATCTGAGACGGCCTCCTCCACAGGAAGTTCTTCCTCCCAGGCATCCATCCAGACCTGCAGCGAGGGGCAATAGCCGGAAGTATAAAGGTAACTACCTCCTCGGGGATGGTTCACCATAATTCCGGAAAGCAGCCCCGGAAAGCAGATTGCGTCCTCTTCTTCTGGACTGACTTTGAGGCAAATTTTATGATAACATATTTCCAAACAGGCGCTAAGAGAGCATCCCGCAGGGCTCCTCCACTTCAACCCAAATTAACCGATGAAAGGGTGCAACTCAGCTTGGAAAAGATCCGGGTTAACATCGGAGATATCCTGCTTTGTCTCTCCAGGGCCCAAAGTTTTATTTCGCCTATTATCACAAGACACCACCAACAGGTAGCCTATCTTTCTTATCGCTTATGTGAACAACTGGAATTCTCCGGCGAACAAACGAAAGACATATTTTTAGCAGCTTTAGTGCATGATATTGGGGCACTATCAGTGGAAGAACAGCTGAGCCTTATTGAACTGGAACCGGTGGATGTAAACAATCGCGGTTTCAGGGTTCTTTAAAAAAAGGGCTGGGAAACCGCCTGAATCCCCCCAACCCTATCTAAATTCTGTCCTCTCTCGGATCAATAAAATGATGGCAAAACATCCGGCAGAATTCTTTTACTCACTCAACCAAACCTTTTCCAAAGACGGTTTAAAGAACGGATCCAACTTTAGACCCTTGACCTCTTTGCGTACGGCATAAAGAGAGACATCGTTGAAAAGCCTTACGGTAATATGTCAAGATCCAAGGACCAAAATTTCTAAGAAAATTTTCTAAAAAAGCGCATACCAAACTAAGCTTGTTTCCAGAGGTAAATGGAAAAAAGCAACATAAATGGATTATTGGTTAAGAGACAATAGTCAGGTGGGTGATATGAATGCTGCTCCATGCACTGTAGCGTCTTATCCGTTGTGGTCTTTCGGGATAAACCCTACTGGACGGTCGATACTACGGTATTATGAAGCTGTTGCTATTAGCAGAAGAGCCACCCGACAGACTAAACCTAAACCACCTTTCTCTGCCCCTGGGGCACGTATAGTTGGTTGCTGCGTAGCAGAGCATCAACCACCCGCACGAGTTTACGTGCGGTCAGAACCAAAGCACGGCGATGGTGGTGAGTGGAACTCTCTTTAAACTTACGGGCATAGAACTCGGCAAACCTGGGGTCCCATTTACGCACGCTGTCGGCGGCCATTACAAAGTAATAGCGCAGGTACACATTGCCGGTTTTCGTAAGCGGCGTGTCATCGGCTTCAAACTCGCCTGACTGGTGTTTCCGCCAGGTGAGGCCGGCAAACTTGGCGACTGCCTTCTCGTTGTCGAACCGGTGGATGTCGCCGATCTCGGCGATTATTCCGGCGGTACAGACAGGCCCCATGCCCGGCATCGACTGCAGAGTGTTCGGAAAGTGTGACAGTTCTTTCTCAATCGCCTTGTCAATACTCTTGACCTGCTGTTCCAGGGTACGGATGGTCTGCAAACTGGTGGCCAGGATCAGGTTCACCGGCTCCAGGAGGCTTCCGTGCAGCCTGTAAGCGCAGGCTGCGGCATGCTTTAAGGCCTTGGCCGTAGCTTCGGGGTTGGAGAAATGACTCTTTCCCTTCTCCATCAGGAAGTCAATTAACTCATCAAGCGGTCGTGCCGCAATCTCTTCCGGAGAAAGGAACTCGGTCAGGATCGCCTCCGAGGTGGCCCCGAAGATGTCGCTCAGCACCTTGTCCTGGCAGATGGTATTGAACTTCAGGAACAGGTTGGTCAGGAAGTAGTTCTTCTCCCGAGTGATGGTCTGGATCAGGTGGTAACGGAACCTGGTCAGCCGCTGGAGGGGCAGGTAGCGGAAGTCCACCTGGCAGCTCTCGGGCAGCCGTCCGAACCTGAGCCGGTCGGCGATCACCAGGCAGTCGAACCAGTCATCCTTTGGAATATCGACGTACTGTTTTCTGAAGTTGGCGATCACCTTGGGATTGAAGACGTACACCTGGGGGTGAAAGGAAGCCAGCAAAGGCTCACCGGCCAGGCGCATCTGCAGGTGCCAGCCATAGACAGAGGTGGACTCCATGCCGATCCGCAGGGAATCAACTTCGTTGGCGCCGCAGATCTCCACCAGGTACTTAACAAAGGACTCTGCACCCGGATCGTCGTTCTTGCAGCGAATGCGCTTGGCGATCTCCTCGCCCTCTGCGTCGAACATCCGGGCCTTGAAATCTTTCATGCTGACATCGATACCGACAAACAGTTTCATCAGTTTCACCCCCTCCCAGGGAGGAATTGTGCAAGATTATGCGGGGTCCCAGGCACCATAACCGGTCAACAGCCTCGCCGGAAACAACGCTTTCCTGTCAGGACCTTGTTCTATCCAACCTGCTACCATTGGACAGGATCTTGACAAGTTGCGCAACTTACGTGTCAGGGGTACAGGTTATGGGCTGGGGGTCAGGCTTTCTAAGAGGTCGGACCTCAAGGAGGACAACACCTACCCAGAACATAATCTCACGACTACATTTTGCCTGGAACACCGCCAAAAGTGAATACCCAATTTCCAGTTGTCAAGGAGCATTTTTGATCCAAGCCGGGCTTCTTTTAAGGGCTGGATCAATTGGTGTTACAAAAACTATCTTACGAGGAGGACTACAGGAACATCTTCTGCAACGAGTTTCCGCAGCTCCCCATAGAGGGCTTTTCTTTTCGCAACATCGGTCTCCCGAGCAGCATTCAACACCAGCCTGTCGGCCTCGGAACTCCTGTAACCAACCCCCCGAGCCCTATTCATCTGCCCGTCT includes the following:
- a CDS encoding vitamin B12-dependent methionine synthase, with protein sequence MFDDLQIEVTEEMLAKRAGSRGGVSEKILEQCRKAMEIGEKLLEPRTIHDVFTIEKIGENRLFLEQGCYFESEHLTKLLGGADRIVVMCCTIGSGVEKRVGELNSNGYLADAYFLDVYGSVAVGVLARKLYRKIREQFAGYGATVYMEPGQLDWNVRDQQVVFRLIHPEKIGVTLNSGMMMNPVKSLTGVFGIGEPGRVKAGDFSCEFCPKRESCTFRHEAEEMMEALA
- a CDS encoding serine hydrolase; protein product: MPGDRKAPTPGRRKILAVVALLALVMLAFAVGRMVGPQALKPLASRPDYGELRKELADHLKTLPGTYGVYFKDLASGEEFGINERVPIPPASAIKLPVVLYLYEQVAKGELDWNDRVRYRKSTDYQDGAGDLQFTARDGDTYSLRCLATISMVISDNIAHNMLVRHLGYDNVMNFIRRLGPDTTRPFGSASTTARDMGAFLEELIDFASREPEQGARLLNDLAHTVYHVGLPGKLPPKLVVSHKEGSINGVATDVGIVFSRRPYILVVLSKGIPDEDTGFRNIAEISRIVYNYQQRLPAATVPGLPQI
- a CDS encoding carboxymuconolactone decarboxylase family protein, whose translation is MNQLPNFPPFVQALEKRDPELYEAVTKVIEVAMKPGALDEKTKVFICLALDAYIGSERGVMALAKRARELGATEEELKEVLRIPYYVSGSRPLISANNAFAEQD
- a CDS encoding HD-GYP domain-containing protein, with the protein product MEKIRVNIGDILLCLSRAQSFISPIITRHHQQVAYLSYRLCEQLEFSGEQTKDIFLAALVHDIGALSVEEQLSLIELEPVDVNNRGFRVL
- a CDS encoding IS110 family RNA-guided transposase codes for the protein MKLFVGIDVSMKDFKARMFDAEGEEIAKRIRCKNDDPGAESFVKYLVEICGANEVDSLRIGMESTSVYGWHLQMRLAGEPLLASFHPQVYVFNPKVIANFRKQYVDIPKDDWFDCLVIADRLRFGRLPESCQVDFRYLPLQRLTRFRYHLIQTITREKNYFLTNLFLKFNTICQDKVLSDIFGATSEAILTEFLSPEEIAARPLDELIDFLMEKGKSHFSNPEATAKALKHAAACAYRLHGSLLEPVNLILATSLQTIRTLEQQVKSIDKAIEKELSHFPNTLQSMPGMGPVCTAGIIAEIGDIHRFDNEKAVAKFAGLTWRKHQSGEFEADDTPLTKTGNVYLRYYFVMAADSVRKWDPRFAEFYARKFKESSTHHHRRALVLTARKLVRVVDALLRSNQLYVPQGQRKVV
- a CDS encoding cold-shock protein, which produces MEGTVKWFDERKGYGFITGEDGNDVFVHYSAIQEPGFKTLNEGQRVKYEVVEGPRGQQAANVQPL